A genomic stretch from Saccharomyces paradoxus chromosome XVI, complete sequence includes:
- the RPL5 gene encoding 60S ribosomal protein uL18 (Ribosomal 60S subunit protein L5~similar to YPL131W): protein MAFQKDAKSSAYSSRFQTPFRRRREGKTDYYQRKRLVTQHKAKYNTPKYRLVVRFTNKDIICQIISSTITGDVVLAAAYSHELPRYGITHGLTNWAAAYATGLLIARRTLQKLGLDETYKGVEEVEGEYELTEAVEDGPRPFKVFLDIGLQRTTTGARVFGALKGASDGGLYVPHSENRFPGWDFETEEIDPELLRSYIFGGHVSQYMEELADDDEERFSELFKGYLADDIDADSLEDIYTSAHEAIRADPAFKPTEKKFTKEQYAAESKKYRQTKLSKEERAARVAAKIAALAGQQ, encoded by the coding sequence ATGGCTTTCCAAAAAGACGCTAAGTCCTCTGCTTACTCCTCTCGTTTCCAAACTCCcttcagaagaagaagagaaggtAAGACTGATTACTACCAAAGAAAGAGATTGGTCACCCAACACAAGGCCAAGTACAACACTCCAAAGTACAGATTGGTTGTTAGATTCACCAACAAGGATATCATCTGTCAAATTATCTCTTCTACCATCACTGGTGATGTCGTCTTAGCTGCTGCTTACTCCCACGAATTGCCAAGATACGGTATTACCCACGGTTTGACCAACTGGGCTGCTGCTTACGCTACTGGTTTGTTGATCGCCAGAAGAACCTTGCAAAAGTTGGGTTTGGACGAAACTTACAAGGGtgttgaagaagttgaaggTGAATACGAATTGACTGAAGCTGTCGAAGATGGTCCACGTCCATTCAAGGTCTTCTTGGATATTGGTTTGCAAAGAACCACCACTGGTGCCAGAGTGTTTGGTGCTCTAAAGGGTGCTTCTGACGGTGGTTTGTACGTTCCTCACTCCGAAAACAGATTCCCAGGTTGGGACTTCgaaactgaagaaattgaccCAGAATTATTGAGATCTTACATCTTCGGTGGTCACGTTTCTCAATACATGGAAGAATTAgctgatgatgatgaagaaagattCTCTGAATTATTCAAGGGTTACCTAGCTGATGACATTGATGCTGACTCTTTGGAAGACATCTACACTTCTGCTCACGAAGCTATCAGAGCTGACCCAGCTTTCAAGCcaactgaaaagaaattcacCAAAGAACAATACGCTGCTGAATCCAAGAAATACAGACAAACCAAATTGTCTAAGGAAGAAAGAGCTGCTCGTGTTGCTGCCAAGATCGCTGCTTTGGCTGGTCAACAATAA